In Ictalurus furcatus strain D&B chromosome 20, Billie_1.0, whole genome shotgun sequence, the DNA window AAAGAATAATAAGTattggcaataataataataatgtcaactAGTAAAATACCATTCTCCCAAGTAAAAAATACCATTCTGACTAGTTAAAATTGAATTACAGATGCCTTGAATTCGAGTTCTGATTAGAAACAATGTATTTTCTAAAAACTGTATTTACTAGCAGTAAGTggattttataatttttttattactacgTGGTACGCTATACTAATAAAAGATAAAACGGCTTTCGAAACCATGGAACGCGTAGTCCCACTTCTCATATTACAGTGGGGCGTGAGCATGGTTGAGTTAAGCACACCTCTCGGCTATATATTTGATCCAAGCTTGTGTTGCAGGGACTTGTGTCTGCTTGTGATTGAGAGGCAGGTATAAGGACAGAATAACAGAAAAACGGGGTTTTGCAGGTAGGTTACTGTAAGGACTGTTGTTTCATTTACCCGGTTAGAAGCAATGgcataataaaaaacatttaagatcTACTTCTAAtaattaatttcttattttttaaacaaagatatGAAAAGCGTCGTATTATATTCGCCGTAAGTTTAATTATATTCAGTGCAAGATGCAAATGCAAGAGCTTTTATTATAGGTCCAATTAAATTTAGCATATTTGTTGGttaaaatcaattttttttttaaatataaaaaagttttcattttcaaattacATTCAATTACGTGCAAAACGGGTTAAACTGAAagtttttcagttttgtttcagtCTTGCTTGGACAGGTGAATAACTGAACTTTTCAGTAATGTTGTATTTCCGTTTACAGATCGCCGAGCATCCCTCTAAATGAAGCGGTACGTGCTGTTTGCGTTGGTGGCGGTGCTCAGCACTTTCATTCCGCGCAACGAATGCAAAGCAATAGACTTCTCTAAGGATGAGCGCGCTAGCTCTAAACTAACGGAACAGCAGCGACCCCTTCTACCAATCCTCATGCGACTGGGAGAAGAGTACTTCATCAGGCTGGATGACCCAAAGCAGGGTCTGCGCGCTTCTGAACAAAGCGCTCCGCCACGAGCAACCACCGTAAACCGTGCACTCCAGATGCAGCTCACACAGAGGTTGTTGCAGGAAGAGGTCGATGAGCTTGGTAACGTTTTAACGGACAGCTTCATCCAGCTGGCGGACTCGGCTGAAAGGAAGCGTCGGGGCAATGAACCGCCAATCTCCCTGGATCTGACATTTCACCTGCTGCGCGAGGTGTTGGAGATGGCACGGGTTGAACAATTAGCTCAACAGGCAAGTAACAACCGAAAAATGATGGACTTTTTTGGGAAGTAAAAGCAACACGTTATTCCCTTAAATTTCTGAAGTATAATGTCCCTAGAACTATAACCTATAACATATGTTCATACTGTTCCCTCGTTCATTGTgctaattttatattaaacggTGTTGCGATGTATTATTGCAGTGATTACACAGGAAGTTGTGTTGTAAAATAAACAGTAGAGAAATTGATATTCatattcttttatttcacaCTCAGTGCTTATAGCAGTTATCACATTTAATTACTGTGAATTACACATCTTTTAAATTCTTCTATACTGTCCTATACATTGTCCCACTACTGGAGACTGAAATGGAGTCTGTAGTtaaagaatatattttttatcataatggaatatctgacagtttatATGCCATGTGTGCATATAAACTGTCCCTTTAGAAAAATcacagaaagtaaaaaaaaaagaaactgtcATGATGTCTCTGCTGAATTCCTGGTAAACAAACATAATTTCTGAGAAACTTTCCCATTTAGTATAGAATTTTTACTTGGGGGTATTGAGCCAGGAAAAGGAGAAAACATGGCGTGGAAGGCCATCTGAGCTTTGAGTGGCAAGTCCTGTGCTAGGGTTGGTGGACccctaagagagagagagagagagagagagagagagagagagagagaaagagaaagagaaggtaTTGAGAAGATGAAGTATGCAAAACGGGGTATGTAGCTATATCTCATATCTAATAttccttttaaaaaattcaatatcaacaacaacaacaacaacaacaataataataataataatccttagGACAACAGTCTTTCTGCATGACCCAATTTCTATttagattcagttcacggactGATGTCCTGAAATTTtactttagaattcgctggtataatttaGAATTCAGTGTTCCATAAATGATGGCAAGCAGTCCTGGCCAAGATTCAGCAAAACAGGCCAAGACCatgataccaccaccaccatgtttcacaggggGGATAAGGTGCTCTTGCTGgaattttcctttctccaaacataacacatcTCACTTAAACCAAAAGGTTCTATTtcggtctcatctatccacaaacatttttccaatagccttctggtttGTCTGTGAAATCTGTGAACTGCAGATGggtagcaatgttctttttggagagcagtggctttctccttgtaaccctgccatgcagtgttctcctgatggtagactcatgaatattaacattagccagAAGCTACCCTGGATTCTACTGTGACCTCGCGAACTACTACATGTCtagctcttggagtgatctttgttggttgaccattcctggggagggtaacagtggtcttgaatttccttcgtttgtacacaatctgtctgactgtagattgatggagtccaaactctttcgagatgttttttgttttatcttttccagcctgatgagcatcaacaactctttttcagAAATCCTTAGAGATCTCCATtatttgtgccatgatacacttccacaaacatttgtTGTGAAGactgtgtaaataaaacagtgctCACTTGCACCCGTCTcattgtctcatttgtttaattgggttctctctgtctacttttaggacttgtgtgaaaatatgattatgtttatgcagatatatggaAAATTCTTAAGGGTTCACAAACGTTCAAGCACCAATGTATATCATGCACTGACAAATTGGATTCTTCATGAATGTATGCCTGGCATCTGCAGAATCTCCCACTCTCACATACTGAATGAATGCAGAAGTAAACATtctgatgaaggtgatgaaatAGCCACACTTAATCAGACAGCATGGGGAAGAATATTGATCTAGGATTAGCTAGTTATTTCTGTTGATTCACTTTTCCTGATGTATGCAATATATTTGCTTGTGTGTATTGGACTATGAGACATGTTGTATTGGTTTACCTCTGTGGTTCTATTTTCTGGAGTGCTGGGGGCTGTGTTTGGAGTGGGTGTGACTGAGGATGTATTCTGTGACATCCTGGTGGTTGTTGTTTGGGCAGGAGTGGAAGTGGTTGGTGGTGTGTTCTGTGCTGAACACAAGTCCAGTGTCTGGGCAGGGCTTAGACCAGCAGTCAGTTGAGATGTGCTGTCCACAACTTGTGGGGAGTCTGGAGTCAGAATAGGGGTTTGCTTGAGAGCGGGGGTCTTTAATCCTTCAGTCTCCTGAGTTTGGCCACTGACACGCACATCATTAACCACTTCATCTTCATGATCCTCTTCTTCATCATGATTGTCACCAGCTTCATCATCATCTGCAGACCACgaaatgtatacacacacacacacacatacatacatatacacacacacatatggtggggggaaataagtattggacgtttTTTAGTAAATGTATTTCCAATCAGGCTATtctcatgaaattttcaccagacatcagtattaactcaagaaatcccgaaatataaagaactcacaacattaaagtccataaataaagttatgtgtaacaaAGTGGAATTAAACAGGGAAAAAgtattataccccctatctgtgcaaattaatatcagctgggttagtaaattgatgatctataaaaaggctttttatttccaaagtgtcacacaagaaacatctcatgatgggtaaaagcaaagcgcTCTCCCAAGAACTTTGGAACTTTATtgctgcaaaacatattgatggaatcggatacagacttATTTctaaacttctgaatcctccagtaagcaccattggggccattatccgcaagtggaagcaacatcacacacaacatcacaccaactttatttataggctttaatgttgtgaattctttatagttctagatttcttgagttaacactgagaatttcatgtgaatagcctcattggaagtatttttgctgaaaaaaatgttgatgcgtccaatacttatttctgccactatatatatatatatatatatatatatatatatatatatatatatatatagagagagagagagagagagagagagagagagagagagagagagagagataaagtcTTGTGTAAATTATACCTGCAAAAGAGATGCAAATTGATtcatgcttgtgttacttgaccttagtgcagcttttgatactatagatcatactattctccttgatagattagaaaatgttgttggcatattaagggaacagtcctctcctggctcaggtcttatttgaccaatcgttatcagttcgtagatgtaaatggagatttCTCcatgcataccgaggttaaatttggtgttccacaaggttctgttttaggcccactgctttttactttatatatgctacctctaggtcaaattattcgtaaacatggaattagcttccactgttatgctgaggATACACAGTTGtgtgtttcagcgaagccagaggacagacagcagcttagtaaagttgaggaatgtgtaaaggacattagacgttggatgctaactaacttccttttacttaattctgataagacagaagtacttgtactaggaccacgtgtagctagaagtaagctttctgatctcatagtaactctggatggactttctgtttcatcatgtgcagcagtaaaagaccttggagtaattATTGACTCCGGTCTATCATTTggtgctcatgtagataatattactaggatagccttctttcatctcagaaatatttgtaagataagaaatatattgtcactacatgatgcagaaatattagttaatgctttcgtcacctctagactagattactgtaatgccttactgtctggatgttccagtaggagcataaacaaactcaagttagtccagaatgcagctgctagagtcataactagaaccagaagatacgaccacatcaccccgatcttatcaacactgcattggctcccagtgaaatctcgcattgattataaaatactattattaacctataaagcactaaatagtctcgcaccacagtatctaagcgaccttttggttttctatgatccgccacgcctacttagatcaaaagatgcaggctatttgacagtacctcgaatagcgaaggctacagcagggggaagagctttctcttatagagcccaacagttatggaacagtcttccaattagtgttcgggacttagacacagtctcagtgtttaagtctaggcttaaaacatatttgtttaatcAAGCCTACCATggctagactttctgttacgctaagcacagtcctaataaatccttctgtcgagccacacatgattttatggagatactagagatcctgatcctttctgctctccggacctgcctgatccgtttcggatgtcctacctctggatggagctctcaccTACTTCAATtacagattgctgggactacggctgcttctaaggccacacagacttcatataaaaccataatgaactttttcacactatctgttattacccagatgaggatgggttcccttctgagtctggttcctctcaaggattcttcctcttaacatctaagggactttttccttgccactgtcgccaccggcttgctcaattgggataaattcgcacttttaatatctgtatacgtgtttacatatttctgtaaagctgctttgagacaatgtctattgtagaaagcgctatacaaataaaattgaattgaattcatcTGAGTCTGTGCAAATAGATTAATTTAGCACAATGTGATTTACTAAGCCTAAAAGCCACTTCGAGAATGATGATTACATATTATAATGTTTGTTAAAAATGGTTTCCACCAGCTGAAGGCCAAATTCTACCAATCACTGGGTTTTGATGATAAGGTTC includes these proteins:
- the LOC128624206 gene encoding corticoliberin, coding for MKRYVLFALVAVLSTFIPRNECKAIDFSKDERASSKLTEQQRPLLPILMRLGEEYFIRLDDPKQGLRASEQSAPPRATTVNRALQMQLTQRLLQEEVDELGNVLTDSFIQLADSAERKRRGNEPPISLDLTFHLLREVLEMARVEQLAQQASNNRKMMDFFGK